A single genomic interval of Mustela nigripes isolate SB6536 chromosome 7, MUSNIG.SB6536, whole genome shotgun sequence harbors:
- the SLC5A7 gene encoding high affinity choline transporter 1: MTFHVEGLVAIIVFYLLILLVGIWAAWRTKNSGSSEERSEAIIVGGRDIGLLVGGFTMTATWVGGGYINGTAEAVYVPDYGLAWAQAPIGYSLSLILGGLFFAKPMRSKGYVTMLDPFQQIYGKRMGGLLFIPALMGEMFWAAAIFSALGATISVIINVNVQASVIVSALIATLYTLVGGLYSVAYTDVVQLFCIFIGLWISVPFALSHSAVTDIGYTAMHTKYQKPWLGTIESFEVYTWLDSFLLLMLGGIPWQAYFQRVLSSSSATYAQVLSFLAAFGCLVMALPAILIGAIGASTDWNQTSYGPLDPKDNNEADMILPIVLKYLCPVYISFFGLGAVSAAVMSSADSSILSASSMFARNIYQLSFRQNASDKEIIWVMRITVFVFGASATAMALLTKTVYGLWYLSSDLVYIIIFPQLLCVLFVKGTNTYGAVAGYVSGLFLRITGGEPYLYLQPLIFYPGYYSDKNGIYNQRFPFKTLAMITSFLSNICISYLAKYLFESGSLPPKLDVFDAVVARHSEENMDKTILVKNENIKLDELAPVKPRQSLTLSSTFTNKEAFVDIDSSPEGSGTEDNA, translated from the exons ATGACTTTCCATGTGGAAGGACTGGTAGCTATCATCGTGTTCTACCTTCTAATATTGCTGGTTGGAATATGGGCAGCCTGGAGAACCAAAAACAGTGGCAGCTCAGAAGAGCGCAGCGAGGCCATCATAGTTGGTGGCCGAGACATTGGTCTGCTGGTGGGTGGATTTACCATGACAG CCACCTGGGTCGGAGGAGGTTACATCAATGGGACAGCTGAAGCAGTCTATGTACCAGATTATGGTCTGGCTTGGGCTCAGGCACCAATTGGATATTCTCTTAGTCTGATTTTAG gtgGTTTGTTCTTTGCAAAGCCTATGCGTTCCAAGGGATATGTGACCATGTTAGACCCATTTCAGCAAATCTATGGAAAACGCATGGGTGGGCTCCTATTTATTCCTGCGCTAATGGGAGAAATGTTTTGGGCTGCTGCCATTTTCTCTGCCTTAG GAGCCACCATCAGCGTGATCATTAATGTCAACGTGCAAGCTTCTGTCATTGTCTCCGCACTGATCGCCACTCTGTACACGCTGGTGGGTGGTCTCTATTCCGTGGCCTACACCGATGTTGTTCAGCTTTTTTGCATCTTCATAGGCCTG TGGATCAGCGTCCCTTTTGCCCTGTCACATTCTGCAGTTACTGACATTGGGTACACTGCTATGCATACCAAGTATCAAAAGCCTTGGCTGGGGACCATTGAATCATTTGAAGTCTACACTTGGCTTGATAGTTTTCTGCTGTTG ATGCTGGGTGGAATCCCATGGCAAGCCTACTTCCAGAGGGTCCTCTCTTCATCCTCAGCCACTTATGCTCAGGTGCTGTCTTTCCTGGCAGCTTTTGGATGCCTGGTGATGGCTCTACCAGCCATACTCATTGGGGCCATTGGAGCATCAACAG ACTGGAACCAGACTTCATATGGGCCTCTAGATCCCAAAGACAACAATGAAGCGGACATGATTTTACCAATTGTTCTGAAGTACCTCTGCCCTgtgtacatttctttctttggtcttGGTGCAGTTTCTGCTGCTGTTATGTCCTCAGCAGATTCTTCCATCTTGTCAGCAAGTTCCATGTTTGCCCGGAACATCTACCAGCTTTCATTCAGACAAAAT GCATCAGACAAGGAAATCATCTGGGTCATGCGAATCACGGTGTTTGTATTTGGAGCGTCCGCCACAGCCATGGCCTTACTCACGAAGACCGTGTACGGGCTCTGGTACCTCAGCTCAGACCTCGTTTACATCATCATCTTCCCCCAGCTGCTCTGTGTGCTCTTCGTTAAGGGAACCAACACGTACGGGGCTGTGGCGGGTTACGTGTCTGGCCTTTTCTTGAGAATCACCGGAGGGGAGCCATATCTGTACCTTCAGCCCTTGATCTTTTACCCTGGCTACTACTCTGATAAGAATGGCATATACAATCAGAGATTCCCATTTAAAACCCTCGCCATGATTACCTCGTTCTTATCCAACATTTGCATCTCCTATCTAGCCAAATACCTATTTGAAAGTGGAAGCTTGCCTCCCAAATTAGATGTGTTTGATGCTGTTGTCGCAaggcacagtgaagaaaacatgGATAAGACAATTCTggtcaaaaatgaaaatattaaattggaTGAACTTGCCCCTGTGAAGCCCCGACAAAGCCTAACTCTCAGCTCCACGTTTACCAATAAGGAGGCCTTCGTTGACATCGACTCCAGCCCAGAGGGGTCTGGGACTGAAGATAATGCGTAA